One window of the Pedobacter ginsengisoli genome contains the following:
- a CDS encoding DUF1801 domain-containing protein, whose amino-acid sequence MTIKTTQTTESVEDFINAFAATPQKKKDGFELLELMKAHTGYEPKMWGPTIIGFGLYHYKSERSKQEGDWPLVGFSPRKAAISLYVYSAAPGQKELLEQLGKFTMGKGCIYVKKLADINTEILKEMISGTIDFLQEKWGKQ is encoded by the coding sequence ATGACCATTAAAACCACCCAAACAACGGAAAGCGTTGAAGATTTCATCAATGCCTTTGCGGCTACACCACAAAAAAAAAAGGACGGATTTGAACTGCTGGAACTTATGAAAGCACATACCGGTTACGAGCCAAAAATGTGGGGGCCAACAATCATCGGTTTTGGCTTATATCATTATAAATCTGAAAGAAGCAAACAGGAAGGTGACTGGCCTTTAGTTGGGTTCTCACCAAGAAAAGCAGCCATCTCTTTATATGTTTACAGTGCTGCCCCAGGGCAGAAAGAATTATTAGAACAGCTTGGGAAATTTACGATGGGAAAGGGCTGCATTTATGTAAAAAAACTGGCAGATATCAATACAGAAATACTTAAGGAAATGATTAGCGGAACTATTGATTTCCTTCAGGAAAAATGGGGTAAACAGTAA
- a CDS encoding acyltransferase family protein: MTNNALATKPHYPILDGLRGIAAIIVVTFHLAEPFSTSNLDKFVNHGYLAVDFFFLLSGFVIGYAYDDRWPKTTASSFFKRRIIRLQPMVILGMTLGAIGFYFTDSTLWPLIHTVPVWKMLLVMLIGYTILPIPLSLDIRGWQEMHPMNSVGWSLFFEYIANILYAVWIRKFSKTALGILVGMSAIALAHLAISNGDVSGGWTLNVEQVRIGLTRVMYPFFAGLLLSRIAKPTRIKNAFLWCSLLVAIVLYMPRIGGAEQVWMNGIYDSVCIIIIFPLIVYIGASGVMQSQRENKVCKFLGEISYPLYLVHYPIVYFYVAWISNNKGLTITQALPYALLILIGSIILAYTALKWYDEPVRKWLQKRFK, translated from the coding sequence ATGACTAATAATGCTCTGGCCACCAAACCACACTACCCTATATTAGACGGCCTTCGCGGTATCGCAGCTATAATTGTTGTAACATTTCATCTGGCCGAACCGTTTTCAACAAGTAACTTAGATAAATTCGTTAATCATGGTTACCTCGCTGTCGATTTTTTCTTTTTGTTGTCGGGTTTCGTGATTGGCTATGCTTACGATGACCGCTGGCCTAAAACTACTGCTAGCAGTTTTTTTAAACGCCGTATTATACGTCTGCAACCAATGGTGATTTTAGGGATGACCCTTGGCGCTATAGGATTCTATTTTACAGATTCTACGCTTTGGCCACTCATTCACACTGTTCCTGTCTGGAAGATGCTTCTTGTAATGCTGATCGGTTATACAATCTTACCTATACCATTGTCGCTTGATATACGTGGCTGGCAAGAAATGCATCCCATGAATAGTGTAGGGTGGTCACTGTTCTTTGAATATATTGCTAACATTCTTTATGCTGTCTGGATTAGGAAGTTTTCCAAAACTGCATTAGGCATTTTAGTAGGGATGTCTGCTATTGCATTAGCACACCTCGCTATCTCAAACGGCGATGTTAGTGGTGGCTGGACATTGAATGTAGAACAGGTCCGTATAGGGCTAACACGTGTTATGTATCCTTTTTTTGCGGGGCTGTTGCTTTCAAGAATAGCCAAGCCTACCAGAATTAAAAATGCCTTTTTATGGTGTAGCCTTTTAGTAGCTATTGTACTTTATATGCCCCGTATTGGCGGTGCTGAGCAGGTTTGGATGAATGGTATTTACGACTCTGTTTGCATTATCATCATCTTTCCGCTCATTGTATACATTGGTGCCAGTGGTGTGATGCAAAGTCAAAGAGAGAACAAGGTTTGCAAATTCTTAGGTGAAATATCCTATCCGCTTTATCTGGTACATTACCCAATTGTCTATTTTTACGTCGCCTGGATTAGTAATAACAAAGGCCTAACTATTACACAAGCCTTGCCTTATGCTTTACTTATCTTAATTGGCAGCATTATTTTGGCTTATACAGCACTGAAATGGTATGATGAACCGGTTCGTAAATGGTTGCAGAAGAGGTTTAAGTAA
- a CDS encoding response regulator transcription factor — protein sequence MSSINLAIADDHKIFREGLKFTLEDCTQLNLIIEATNGKDLIDQIANNQPDVILMDIKMPEMDGMQATAYIHQHFPDIKILMLSMHNEDKYILDAMRLGASGYLLKNAEPEEILDAIITVQAKGFYFNDNLSITMAKELLGVNFMHRLHQKDAKLNEREIEVLKLICEECSNTEIADKLFLSVRTVEGYRTRLFEKIGSKNVAGLVIYAVKNGIITI from the coding sequence ATGTCCTCAATAAATTTAGCTATCGCTGACGATCATAAAATTTTCCGTGAAGGTCTAAAATTCACTTTAGAGGATTGTACCCAATTAAATTTAATTATAGAGGCAACAAACGGTAAAGATTTAATTGATCAAATTGCCAATAATCAACCTGATGTTATTTTAATGGATATTAAAATGCCAGAAATGGATGGAATGCAGGCTACAGCATATATTCATCAGCATTTTCCGGACATTAAAATACTGATGCTCTCTATGCACAACGAGGATAAGTATATTCTAGATGCGATGCGTTTGGGAGCTTCCGGATATCTTTTAAAAAATGCAGAACCTGAAGAAATACTGGATGCTATTATAACTGTGCAGGCCAAAGGCTTTTATTTTAACGACAACCTATCCATAACCATGGCAAAAGAGCTTTTGGGTGTAAATTTTATGCATAGATTGCATCAAAAAGATGCGAAACTCAACGAGCGTGAGATCGAAGTGCTTAAACTTATTTGTGAAGAATGCAGCAATACGGAAATAGCTGATAAGTTATTCCTAAGCGTCCGCACGGTTGAAGGTTATCGCACCAGATTATTCGAAAAAATAGGTTCTAAAAACGTTGCAGGCCTGGTTATTTATGCTGTAAAAAATGGGATAATAACGATATAA
- a CDS encoding cytochrome-c peroxidase gives MYKKVGIVAFLFTGLFIVGFTSVNSNYTEQTQSSLREQKIQKEALNQLASFQDYVRDSLLFEVSKDKIDEQRVQQVFLKSRLLFKKFEWIAEYFSADLTKRLNGPPVQEIENADLLDSSLVRAVDPMGLQVIEQFIFPKYNVAEKKNLVNETRHLITNTAYLISFFADQQLADWRILDAAKLEVFRIISLGITGFDNPLSLNSMEESSESLKSLKGVLRLYVNKKNNTALLKDLDASIEYLNRNSDFNSFDRAKFIKSFGNEISSGIAQLEGDLPGRKIKYNRMLKQEARTLFDSGAFNADAFSPGPEFHITDAKVGLGKRLFYDQSLSGTGTRSCVSCHNPELAFTDGLAKHPDIHVPSKLLTRNVPTLLNAALQSNYFYDMRVLTLEDQVRDVISSKQEMDGSMDAVIKYLSADKSYQSLFKMAFPAKAGKGISSDQVTNALASYIRSLTNLNSRFDEYMRGNETALSNQELKGFNLFMGKAKCATCHFAPLFNGVTPPKYVESEAEVLGVPVSLADSTLDADLGYYNVIGVDSYKHAFKIPTVRNINKTGPYMHNGIYKTLDQVMEFYNNGGAAGLGINLANQTLSAENLRLTEKEKEDIISFMKSLESRL, from the coding sequence ATGTACAAGAAAGTTGGAATAGTAGCATTTCTATTTACAGGACTATTTATTGTAGGCTTTACCTCCGTTAATTCGAATTATACAGAACAAACACAATCCAGTCTGCGTGAGCAAAAAATCCAAAAAGAAGCTCTAAATCAGCTAGCGTCCTTTCAGGATTACGTAAGGGACAGCTTACTTTTTGAGGTTAGTAAAGACAAGATTGATGAACAAAGAGTTCAGCAAGTCTTTTTAAAATCAAGATTACTATTCAAAAAATTTGAATGGATAGCTGAGTATTTTTCTGCCGACCTGACTAAGAGATTAAATGGTCCCCCGGTACAAGAGATTGAAAATGCTGATTTATTAGACTCTTCTTTAGTGCGTGCAGTTGACCCAATGGGTTTGCAGGTAATAGAACAATTTATATTTCCTAAGTATAATGTGGCCGAAAAGAAAAATCTGGTTAATGAGACCAGACACCTCATTACTAATACAGCGTATTTGATTTCATTTTTTGCTGACCAACAGCTTGCTGATTGGCGCATATTGGATGCTGCCAAGCTAGAGGTTTTCAGGATAATCTCTTTAGGCATTACAGGATTTGACAATCCTCTTTCTTTGAACAGTATGGAAGAATCATCCGAGTCTTTAAAAAGCTTGAAAGGTGTACTTCGTTTATACGTCAATAAAAAAAATAATACAGCTTTATTAAAAGATCTGGATGCTTCTATAGAATATCTTAACCGTAATTCTGATTTTAACTCATTTGATAGGGCTAAGTTTATTAAAAGTTTCGGAAATGAAATCAGCTCCGGAATAGCGCAATTGGAGGGTGATTTACCAGGCCGCAAGATTAAATATAATCGAATGCTTAAGCAGGAGGCAAGAACTTTATTTGATTCAGGCGCATTTAATGCAGATGCATTTTCCCCAGGCCCCGAATTTCATATAACAGATGCTAAAGTGGGCCTAGGTAAAAGGCTTTTTTACGATCAATCGCTTTCTGGTACCGGCACAAGAAGCTGTGTTTCTTGTCACAATCCTGAATTGGCATTTACCGACGGATTGGCTAAGCACCCGGATATTCATGTTCCTTCAAAATTACTGACAAGAAATGTACCTACGTTGCTCAACGCTGCTTTACAGTCAAATTATTTTTATGATATGAGGGTGTTAACATTGGAAGATCAGGTACGTGATGTAATTAGTAGCAAACAAGAGATGGATGGCTCTATGGATGCGGTAATAAAATACCTTTCTGCTGATAAATCATATCAATCGCTATTTAAAATGGCTTTTCCTGCAAAAGCAGGAAAAGGGATAAGTTCAGATCAGGTAACAAATGCGCTTGCATCCTACATCCGTAGCCTGACAAACCTCAATAGCCGATTTGATGAATATATGCGCGGTAATGAAACTGCCTTATCAAACCAGGAACTGAAAGGCTTTAATCTATTTATGGGAAAAGCAAAATGTGCCACATGTCATTTTGCGCCACTGTTTAATGGAGTTACTCCTCCAAAATATGTTGAGAGCGAAGCGGAAGTTCTGGGTGTTCCTGTGTCCTTAGCTGATTCTACTTTAGATGCTGATTTGGGTTATTACAATGTGATTGGTGTTGATTCCTATAAGCATGCTTTTAAGATTCCTACTGTTCGGAATATTAATAAAACTGGTCCTTATATGCATAACGGGATATATAAGACTTTAGACCAGGTAATGGAATTTTATAATAACGGAGGAGCTGCAGGCTTAGGTATAAATCTCGCCAATCAAACGCTTTCTGCTGAAAATCTTCGCCTCACTGAAAAAGAAAAAGAGGATATCATTTCTTTTATGAAGAGTTTAGAAAGCAGGTTGTAA
- a CDS encoding sensor histidine kinase: MLKYQEEKRKMQAEAQNSFLQAVFETQESERKRLSVDLHDSVGQVLSAIKLNLHRIDKLSGNVENASTLLASTRKLTDECIQEIRNIIHNVLPTVLIDFGLTDGLKDLCNYVQQNTGMQVNYSQNLNGERFKPEIEITLYRMVQELFGNAIKHAKATEIHISLTKEAELICLNFKDNGIGFNKDAIIHGFGLKNLQSRSQLIKADIKTNSVAGKGTQTTITLNINNLDN, translated from the coding sequence ATGCTAAAATACCAGGAAGAAAAGCGTAAAATGCAGGCCGAAGCTCAAAACAGTTTCCTGCAGGCCGTTTTTGAAACACAGGAAAGCGAGCGTAAACGCTTATCGGTTGATTTACACGATAGTGTAGGCCAGGTATTATCAGCCATTAAATTAAACCTGCACCGCATTGATAAACTATCCGGCAATGTCGAAAATGCATCAACCCTGTTGGCAAGTACCCGCAAATTAACAGATGAATGTATACAGGAAATACGCAACATTATCCACAATGTTTTGCCCACCGTTTTAATCGATTTTGGGCTTACAGATGGCCTTAAAGACTTATGCAATTATGTGCAGCAAAATACAGGCATGCAGGTAAATTACAGTCAAAATTTAAACGGCGAACGCTTTAAGCCTGAAATAGAAATTACACTTTACCGTATGGTGCAGGAGTTATTTGGCAATGCTATAAAACATGCAAAGGCAACCGAAATTCATATTTCATTAACCAAAGAGGCAGAATTAATTTGCCTAAACTTTAAAGACAATGGCATTGGCTTTAATAAAGATGCTATTATACATGGTTTTGGTTTAAAGAATTTGCAAAGCCGATCGCAATTAATAAAAGCCGACATTAAGACAAATTCCGTAGCTGGAAAAGGCACACAAACTACCATTACTTTAAACATTAATAACCTTGATAATTAA
- a CDS encoding alkaline phosphatase family protein: MYLHRFFYLFLIIVAISGCGINKKVQNQNASFDQDIKQINHVVVIYMENHSFDNLYGEFKGANGIENAKKGNFVQVDKDGAPYKYLPEIPRNNSFPTNLPNELFNIDQYVPSDKATPDVTHRFFHNQLQINGGKMDKFAAYNDSKGLAMGYYNTKKLPLYPIAQKYTLCDNFFQSVYGGSYFNHVYLISAAVPVWPNAPQSLVAKVDANGKMTEDGVVTSDGYVVNHILSRNTPYPAKSDTSKLLPSQTMPTIGDKLSEKNISWAWYSEGWDDAVAGRKNNFAYNHEPFLYFAKYEAGTEGRKHMKDQNDFIKAAKEGNLPSVSFVKPGGGNDEHPGGSAVYSSEQLAVNLINAVLDGPNAKDALVILTYDEFGGFFDHVNPPVIDRWGPGSRIPAIIIGPFAKKGIVDHTQYETVSILSFIEHRWGIAPLAERDKNANPFRNALTFK, encoded by the coding sequence ATGTATTTACATAGATTTTTTTATCTGTTTCTTATTATTGTTGCAATTAGTGGTTGTGGAATCAACAAAAAAGTGCAAAATCAGAACGCTTCATTTGATCAGGATATAAAGCAGATTAACCATGTAGTTGTTATTTATATGGAAAACCACAGCTTCGATAATCTTTATGGAGAGTTTAAAGGAGCAAATGGAATTGAAAATGCTAAAAAAGGAAACTTTGTACAAGTTGACAAAGATGGAGCACCTTATAAGTACCTTCCGGAGATTCCGAGAAACAACTCCTTCCCAACCAACCTGCCAAATGAGCTTTTTAATATAGATCAATATGTTCCATCGGATAAGGCAACACCTGATGTTACCCACCGATTTTTTCATAACCAGTTACAGATTAACGGAGGAAAGATGGATAAGTTTGCGGCATATAATGATTCTAAAGGATTAGCAATGGGTTACTATAATACTAAGAAATTACCTCTATATCCGATAGCTCAAAAATATACGTTGTGCGACAACTTTTTTCAGAGTGTTTATGGAGGCTCCTATTTTAACCATGTTTATCTGATTTCTGCTGCCGTACCGGTTTGGCCTAATGCTCCGCAATCATTGGTAGCTAAAGTAGATGCTAATGGCAAAATGACTGAGGACGGTGTGGTTACTTCTGACGGCTATGTTGTTAATCATATTCTTTCGCGCAATACACCTTACCCAGCCAAATCAGATACTTCGAAATTATTACCATCGCAAACTATGCCAACAATTGGGGATAAGCTAAGTGAAAAAAATATATCCTGGGCATGGTATTCAGAGGGATGGGATGATGCCGTTGCAGGAAGGAAAAATAACTTTGCTTACAATCATGAGCCTTTCTTGTATTTTGCAAAATATGAAGCCGGAACAGAGGGCAGAAAGCACATGAAGGATCAAAATGATTTCATTAAAGCTGCAAAAGAAGGTAACCTTCCGAGCGTTTCATTTGTAAAACCAGGTGGAGGAAATGACGAGCATCCCGGAGGTTCTGCTGTATATTCATCAGAGCAACTTGCCGTAAATCTAATCAATGCAGTATTAGATGGGCCCAATGCTAAAGATGCTTTGGTTATATTAACTTACGATGAATTTGGTGGCTTTTTTGATCATGTAAATCCACCGGTTATAGACAGATGGGGTCCAGGAAGCCGTATTCCTGCAATTATTATTGGGCCATTTGCCAAAAAGGGCATTGTAGATCATACCCAATATGAAACTGTAAGCATTCTTTCCTTTATAGAACATAGATGGGGAATAGCACCATTGGCTGAACGTGATAAAAATGCAAACCCATTCAGGAATGCGCTTACATTTAAGTAA